The Centroberyx gerrardi isolate f3 chromosome 12, fCenGer3.hap1.cur.20231027, whole genome shotgun sequence genome has a window encoding:
- the LOC139918711 gene encoding NACHT, LRR and PYD domains-containing protein 3-like isoform X1 yields MSLHQGETPKGDGPDGPDSGEEARIQQKPASPPPSGVSMKSDWSMEHPKPLFPIDKGPASPSPSGVSMKSNESMRFPVNFRGEIPTDEGCKDVGAGVSGGPTPNWQLTLDTLKVFQSKAITFLKQALRRHTKALTAEHKGLFEEEEEEEMVDDELVESDAEASEGALKIALHVLRTMNEDGLAYMLEQSHYGELVMYQRKLKPSLKKKCECLPEGIAKQGNTTPLNKIYTELYIIEGGSGEINNEHEVREIETAFNRPRTLETAIKCEDIFRPLPRQAKPIRTVLTKGIAGIGKTVLTQKFMLDWSEENANQDIQLLFSLPFRELNLLKTEKRSLMELLYDLFIELEASGIKDLERYSVLFVLDGLDECRLPLDFQGNKPCCDATQSASVDVLLTNLIAGNLLPKARLWITSRPAAAGCIPLQYVDRVTEVRGFNDPQKEQYFHKNIDDVNLARRVITHIKSTRSLYIMCHVPVFCWISSIVLGKKCAESKKGEMPKTLTQMYIHFLAFQTTQMHHKYHEQLELDKDKGIGQGSNKIIMSLGKLAFQQLEKGNLIFYEEDLRNCGIDVREASVYSGVCTQVFREETWLRHKVFCFVHLSIQEFLAALYVYLMFRIHGVNLMIKHGTSTEPQMSKPTPVAGLHKAAVDRALQSDNGHLDLFLRFLLGLSLESNQPLLRDLIQVEASGSQSHEETIMYIKEKIRENPHPERCINLFHCLNELNDHSLKEEIQNYLGSEQDSSMDHCSPAQWSALVFVLLTSEEKLEEFDLKKYSKTEEGLLRLLPVVKASRSAMLNDCSLTGNCCEALSSTLTSTSCELSDLNLSDNNNLQDSGIELLCIGLGSPSCRLKTLRLNRCSLTQGCCEKLASVLSCDSSHLRELDLSDNDIEDSGVKLLSTGLGNLCCKLETLRLSFCGITEEGCGFLASAVRSNPSHLRELDLSYNHPGDSGVKLISEAVKEAHCDLTKLSVDHNAEYWLKSRLRKYACELTVDPNTAHKLLILSDGNRKVTHEREEQPYPDHPDRFDNCIQVLFQEGLTGRCYWEAEWEGNWAGLGVAYKGISRKGVGNDCMMGYNQMSWGLHCSAYACYACHNFKSIPLQVPLAGSCRLAIYLDCPAGILSFYRVSSGRSLTHLYTFYTTFTEPLYPVFQVWECGSSLKLCQLK; encoded by the exons atGCAAAGATGTAGGAGCGGGTGTTTCCGGTGGTCCGACGCCAAACTGGCAACTGACGCTGGACACGTTAAAG GTGTTTCAATCCAAAGCCATTACTTTCCTGAAACAAGCACTGAGAAGACATACGAAGGCCCTTACTGCAGAGCACAAAGGACTgtttgaggaagaggaagaggaggaaatggtCGATGATGAACTGGTTGAGTCAGACGCTGAAGCCAGTGAAGGGGCTCTGAAGATCGCCCTCCATGTTTTGAGGACCATGAACGAGGATGGACTTGCTTACATGCTGGAGCAAA GTCATTACGGAGAACTTGTCATGTACCAAAGGAAACTAAAACCTTCCCTGAAGAAGAAATGCGAGTGCTTGCCTGAAGGAATAGCAAAGCAAGGAAATACCACACCTCTCAACAAGATCTATACAGAACTCTACATCATCGAGGGAGGCAGTGGAGAGATCAATAATGAACATGAGGTGAGAGAGATTGAGACAGCCTTCAACAGACCAAGGACTTTGGAAACTGCAATCAAGTGTGAGGACATCTTCAGGCCTTTACCCAGACAAGCCAAACCAATCAGAACGGTGCTCACCAAAGGAATAGCTGGCATCGGCAAAACCGtgttaacacagaagttcatgCTGGACTGGTCGGAGGAGAACGCCAATCAAGACATCCAGCTCCTGTTTTCACTTCCTTTCAGGGAGTTGAATTtgctaaaaacagaaaaaagaagttTGATGGAACTCCTGTATGACCTCTTTATCGAGCTGGAAGCCTCTGGAATCAAAGACCTGGAGAGGTACAGCGTTCTGTTTGTGCTGGATGGTCTCGATGAGTGTCGACTCCCTCTGGATTTCCAGGGCAACAAGCCCTGTTGTGACGCCACACAGTCGGCCTCAGTGGATGTgttgctgacaaacctcattgCAGGAAACCTGCTGCCAAAAGCTCGTCTCTGGATAACCTCCCGACCTGCTGCAGCCGGCTGCATCCCTCTGCAGTACGTTGACCGGGTGACTGAGGTACGAGGCTTCaatgacccacagaaggagcaATACTTCCACAAGAATATTGATGATGTGAACTTAGCCAGAAGAGTAATCACACACATAAAGTCAACAAGAAGCCTCTACATCATGTGCCATGTGCCAGTGTTTTGCTGGATTTCTTCCATCGTTCTGGGAAAAAAGTGTGCAGAATCAAAAAAAGGAGAAATGCCGAAGACTTTGACtcagatgtacatccactttcTGGCATTTCAGACCACACAGATGCATCACAAGTACCATGAACAGCTGGAATTGGACAAGGACAAGGGAATTGGACAAGGGAGCAATAAGATCATAATGTCACTTGGAAAGTTGGCGtttcagcagctggagaaaggcaacctgatcttctatgaggAAGACCTGAGAAACTGCGGTATCGATGTCAGAGAAGCATCTGTCTACTCAGGAGTATGCACTCAGGTCTTCAGGGAAGAGACCTGGTTGCGTCATAAAGTCTTCTGCTTTGTGCATCTGAGCATCCAAGAGTTTCTCGCAGCTTTGTACGTCTACCTGATGTTCAGGATCCACGGTGTAAACCTGATGATCAAACACGGCACCTCGACCGAGCCTCAGATGTCCAAACCCACGCCTGTAGCCGGTCTGCACAAGGCTGCAGTGGATAGAGCCTTACAAAGTGACAACGGCCACCTGGATCTCTTCCTCCGTTTCCTCCTCGGACTCTCTCTGGAGTCCAATCAGCCTCTGTTGAGAGACTTGATACAGGTAGAAGCCAGCGGCTCGCAAAGTCACGAGGAAACCATCATGTACATCAAggagaagatcagggagaatccacatccagagaggtgcatcaatctgttccactgtctgaatgagttAAATGACCACTCTCTGAAGGAGGAGATCCAGAACTACTTGGGCTCAGAACAAGACTCGTCGATGGACCACTGCTCCCCTGCACAGTGGTCAGCTCTGGTCTTTGTGTTGCTGACCTCAgaggagaagctggaggagtTTGACTTGAAGAAATACTCCAAAACAGAAGAGGGTCTTCTGAGGCTCCTACCAGTTGTCAAAGCATCCAGATCAGCAAT gCTGAATGATTGTAGTCTCACTGGAAACTGCTGTGAGGCGCTGTCCTCCACTCTCACCTCAACATCTTGTGAACTGAGTGATTTAAACCTAAGTGACAACAACAACTTACAAGATTCAGGAATTGAGCTTCTCTGCATTGGACTCGGGAGCCCATCTTGCAGACTGAAGACACTAAG GCTGAACAGATGCAGTCTCACCCAGGGGTGCTGTGAAAAGCTGGCTTCAGTACTGAGCTGTGACTCGTCACATCTTAGAGAGCTGGACTTGAGTGACAACGACATTGAagactcaggagtgaagctgctctccacTGGACTGGGAAATTTGTGCTGTAAACTGGAAACCCTCAG GTTGTCGTTCTGTGGTATTACGGAGGAGGGTTGTGGTTTCTTGGCTTCGGCTGTGAGGTCCAACCCATCCCACCTGAGAGAGCTGGATCTGAGCTACAACCACCCAGGAGACTCTGGAGTGAAGCTCATCTCTGAGGCTGTGAAGGAAGCACACTGTGACTTAACCAAACTCAG TGTGGACCACAATGCAGAATACTGGTTAAAATCAAGACTGAGAAAAT ATGCGTGTGAGCTCACAGTGGATCCTAACACAGCCCACaaactcctcatcctctctgatGGGAACAGGAAGGTCACccatgagagagaagagcagccatatcctgatcacccagacaGATTTGACAACTGCATACAAGTCCTGTTCCAAGAAGGCTTGACTGGCCGCTGCTACTGGGAGGCTGAGTGGGAAGGGAACTGGGCCGGGCTCGGAGTTGCATACAAGGGCATCAGTCGCAAGGGGGTTGGAAATGATTGTATGATGGGGTACAATCAAATGTCTTGGGGTCTGCACTGTTCTGCTTATGCCTGCTATGCATGTCACAACTTTAAGAGCATTCCCCTTCAAGTCCCTTTGGCTGGTTCTTGTAGATTGGCCATTTACCTGGACTGTCCGGCCGGCAtcctgtccttctacagagtttcctctggcaggTCGCTGACACACTTGTACACCTTCTACACCACATTCACTGAGCCTCTCTACCCAGTTTTTCAAGTCTGGGAATGTGGCTCCTCGTTGAAATTGTGTCAGTTGAAGTAG
- the LOC139918711 gene encoding NACHT, LRR and PYD domains-containing protein 3-like isoform X2, producing MKSDWSMEHPKPLFPIDKGPASPSPSGVSMKSNESMRFPVNFRGEIPTDEGCKDVGAGVSGGPTPNWQLTLDTLKVFQSKAITFLKQALRRHTKALTAEHKGLFEEEEEEEMVDDELVESDAEASEGALKIALHVLRTMNEDGLAYMLEQSHYGELVMYQRKLKPSLKKKCECLPEGIAKQGNTTPLNKIYTELYIIEGGSGEINNEHEVREIETAFNRPRTLETAIKCEDIFRPLPRQAKPIRTVLTKGIAGIGKTVLTQKFMLDWSEENANQDIQLLFSLPFRELNLLKTEKRSLMELLYDLFIELEASGIKDLERYSVLFVLDGLDECRLPLDFQGNKPCCDATQSASVDVLLTNLIAGNLLPKARLWITSRPAAAGCIPLQYVDRVTEVRGFNDPQKEQYFHKNIDDVNLARRVITHIKSTRSLYIMCHVPVFCWISSIVLGKKCAESKKGEMPKTLTQMYIHFLAFQTTQMHHKYHEQLELDKDKGIGQGSNKIIMSLGKLAFQQLEKGNLIFYEEDLRNCGIDVREASVYSGVCTQVFREETWLRHKVFCFVHLSIQEFLAALYVYLMFRIHGVNLMIKHGTSTEPQMSKPTPVAGLHKAAVDRALQSDNGHLDLFLRFLLGLSLESNQPLLRDLIQVEASGSQSHEETIMYIKEKIRENPHPERCINLFHCLNELNDHSLKEEIQNYLGSEQDSSMDHCSPAQWSALVFVLLTSEEKLEEFDLKKYSKTEEGLLRLLPVVKASRSAMLNDCSLTGNCCEALSSTLTSTSCELSDLNLSDNNNLQDSGIELLCIGLGSPSCRLKTLRLNRCSLTQGCCEKLASVLSCDSSHLRELDLSDNDIEDSGVKLLSTGLGNLCCKLETLRLSFCGITEEGCGFLASAVRSNPSHLRELDLSYNHPGDSGVKLISEAVKEAHCDLTKLSVDHNAEYWLKSRLRKYACELTVDPNTAHKLLILSDGNRKVTHEREEQPYPDHPDRFDNCIQVLFQEGLTGRCYWEAEWEGNWAGLGVAYKGISRKGVGNDCMMGYNQMSWGLHCSAYACYACHNFKSIPLQVPLAGSCRLAIYLDCPAGILSFYRVSSGRSLTHLYTFYTTFTEPLYPVFQVWECGSSLKLCQLK from the exons atGCAAAGATGTAGGAGCGGGTGTTTCCGGTGGTCCGACGCCAAACTGGCAACTGACGCTGGACACGTTAAAG GTGTTTCAATCCAAAGCCATTACTTTCCTGAAACAAGCACTGAGAAGACATACGAAGGCCCTTACTGCAGAGCACAAAGGACTgtttgaggaagaggaagaggaggaaatggtCGATGATGAACTGGTTGAGTCAGACGCTGAAGCCAGTGAAGGGGCTCTGAAGATCGCCCTCCATGTTTTGAGGACCATGAACGAGGATGGACTTGCTTACATGCTGGAGCAAA GTCATTACGGAGAACTTGTCATGTACCAAAGGAAACTAAAACCTTCCCTGAAGAAGAAATGCGAGTGCTTGCCTGAAGGAATAGCAAAGCAAGGAAATACCACACCTCTCAACAAGATCTATACAGAACTCTACATCATCGAGGGAGGCAGTGGAGAGATCAATAATGAACATGAGGTGAGAGAGATTGAGACAGCCTTCAACAGACCAAGGACTTTGGAAACTGCAATCAAGTGTGAGGACATCTTCAGGCCTTTACCCAGACAAGCCAAACCAATCAGAACGGTGCTCACCAAAGGAATAGCTGGCATCGGCAAAACCGtgttaacacagaagttcatgCTGGACTGGTCGGAGGAGAACGCCAATCAAGACATCCAGCTCCTGTTTTCACTTCCTTTCAGGGAGTTGAATTtgctaaaaacagaaaaaagaagttTGATGGAACTCCTGTATGACCTCTTTATCGAGCTGGAAGCCTCTGGAATCAAAGACCTGGAGAGGTACAGCGTTCTGTTTGTGCTGGATGGTCTCGATGAGTGTCGACTCCCTCTGGATTTCCAGGGCAACAAGCCCTGTTGTGACGCCACACAGTCGGCCTCAGTGGATGTgttgctgacaaacctcattgCAGGAAACCTGCTGCCAAAAGCTCGTCTCTGGATAACCTCCCGACCTGCTGCAGCCGGCTGCATCCCTCTGCAGTACGTTGACCGGGTGACTGAGGTACGAGGCTTCaatgacccacagaaggagcaATACTTCCACAAGAATATTGATGATGTGAACTTAGCCAGAAGAGTAATCACACACATAAAGTCAACAAGAAGCCTCTACATCATGTGCCATGTGCCAGTGTTTTGCTGGATTTCTTCCATCGTTCTGGGAAAAAAGTGTGCAGAATCAAAAAAAGGAGAAATGCCGAAGACTTTGACtcagatgtacatccactttcTGGCATTTCAGACCACACAGATGCATCACAAGTACCATGAACAGCTGGAATTGGACAAGGACAAGGGAATTGGACAAGGGAGCAATAAGATCATAATGTCACTTGGAAAGTTGGCGtttcagcagctggagaaaggcaacctgatcttctatgaggAAGACCTGAGAAACTGCGGTATCGATGTCAGAGAAGCATCTGTCTACTCAGGAGTATGCACTCAGGTCTTCAGGGAAGAGACCTGGTTGCGTCATAAAGTCTTCTGCTTTGTGCATCTGAGCATCCAAGAGTTTCTCGCAGCTTTGTACGTCTACCTGATGTTCAGGATCCACGGTGTAAACCTGATGATCAAACACGGCACCTCGACCGAGCCTCAGATGTCCAAACCCACGCCTGTAGCCGGTCTGCACAAGGCTGCAGTGGATAGAGCCTTACAAAGTGACAACGGCCACCTGGATCTCTTCCTCCGTTTCCTCCTCGGACTCTCTCTGGAGTCCAATCAGCCTCTGTTGAGAGACTTGATACAGGTAGAAGCCAGCGGCTCGCAAAGTCACGAGGAAACCATCATGTACATCAAggagaagatcagggagaatccacatccagagaggtgcatcaatctgttccactgtctgaatgagttAAATGACCACTCTCTGAAGGAGGAGATCCAGAACTACTTGGGCTCAGAACAAGACTCGTCGATGGACCACTGCTCCCCTGCACAGTGGTCAGCTCTGGTCTTTGTGTTGCTGACCTCAgaggagaagctggaggagtTTGACTTGAAGAAATACTCCAAAACAGAAGAGGGTCTTCTGAGGCTCCTACCAGTTGTCAAAGCATCCAGATCAGCAAT gCTGAATGATTGTAGTCTCACTGGAAACTGCTGTGAGGCGCTGTCCTCCACTCTCACCTCAACATCTTGTGAACTGAGTGATTTAAACCTAAGTGACAACAACAACTTACAAGATTCAGGAATTGAGCTTCTCTGCATTGGACTCGGGAGCCCATCTTGCAGACTGAAGACACTAAG GCTGAACAGATGCAGTCTCACCCAGGGGTGCTGTGAAAAGCTGGCTTCAGTACTGAGCTGTGACTCGTCACATCTTAGAGAGCTGGACTTGAGTGACAACGACATTGAagactcaggagtgaagctgctctccacTGGACTGGGAAATTTGTGCTGTAAACTGGAAACCCTCAG GTTGTCGTTCTGTGGTATTACGGAGGAGGGTTGTGGTTTCTTGGCTTCGGCTGTGAGGTCCAACCCATCCCACCTGAGAGAGCTGGATCTGAGCTACAACCACCCAGGAGACTCTGGAGTGAAGCTCATCTCTGAGGCTGTGAAGGAAGCACACTGTGACTTAACCAAACTCAG TGTGGACCACAATGCAGAATACTGGTTAAAATCAAGACTGAGAAAAT ATGCGTGTGAGCTCACAGTGGATCCTAACACAGCCCACaaactcctcatcctctctgatGGGAACAGGAAGGTCACccatgagagagaagagcagccatatcctgatcacccagacaGATTTGACAACTGCATACAAGTCCTGTTCCAAGAAGGCTTGACTGGCCGCTGCTACTGGGAGGCTGAGTGGGAAGGGAACTGGGCCGGGCTCGGAGTTGCATACAAGGGCATCAGTCGCAAGGGGGTTGGAAATGATTGTATGATGGGGTACAATCAAATGTCTTGGGGTCTGCACTGTTCTGCTTATGCCTGCTATGCATGTCACAACTTTAAGAGCATTCCCCTTCAAGTCCCTTTGGCTGGTTCTTGTAGATTGGCCATTTACCTGGACTGTCCGGCCGGCAtcctgtccttctacagagtttcctctggcaggTCGCTGACACACTTGTACACCTTCTACACCACATTCACTGAGCCTCTCTACCCAGTTTTTCAAGTCTGGGAATGTGGCTCCTCGTTGAAATTGTGTCAGTTGAAGTAG